In uncultured Bacteroides sp., one genomic interval encodes:
- a CDS encoding universal stress protein — protein METNKIKKVLIALDYDKSAETVAEAGYSLAKAMNAETTLLHVIYEHLTYYVEYYSAYEIQLDHIKDLRMSMHYFLDEIKKHLGDEWIHTMIKEGVIAQSILEAAEEINADVIVLGAHSRNWFENIIMGDDAKAVLKKTKVPLFIVPIKTENK, from the coding sequence ATGGAGACAAACAAAATAAAAAAAGTATTGATAGCACTGGATTATGACAAATCTGCTGAAACTGTTGCTGAAGCTGGATATTCATTGGCTAAAGCCATGAATGCTGAAACTACATTATTGCACGTAATATATGAGCATCTCACTTACTACGTGGAATATTATTCTGCTTACGAAATTCAGCTTGATCACATTAAAGATCTGAGAATGTCTATGCACTATTTCCTCGATGAGATAAAGAAGCATCTTGGTGATGAATGGATTCACACAATGATTAAGGAGGGGGTAATTGCTCAGTCAATTCTGGAAGCTGCAGAAGAAATTAATGCGGATGTTATTGTTCTGGGCGCACATAGCCGGAACTGGTTTGAAAATATTATTATGGGAGATGATGCAAAAGCGGTGTTGAAGAAGACCAAGGTGCCTCTTTTCATTGTACCAATAAAAACAGAAAACAAATAA
- a CDS encoding pyridoxamine 5'-phosphate oxidase family protein, with translation MESIEKKAASMLQRCETVNLASVSTEGYPRPVPMARISSKGYSTVWLTTGKDSLKVKYFLENPKAGLSYYENGNSVVLTGDVEVITDLETKKKFWVDWFVEFFPKGFEDTNYCLLKFKATYATFWIDKEFIHQEVKEE, from the coding sequence ATGGAATCAATAGAAAAAAAAGCAGCATCTATGTTACAAAGGTGCGAAACTGTAAATCTGGCATCAGTTAGTACGGAAGGATATCCCAGACCCGTGCCAATGGCCAGAATCAGTTCAAAAGGTTACTCAACAGTGTGGCTCACCACAGGTAAGGATTCGCTAAAAGTGAAATATTTCCTCGAAAATCCTAAGGCAGGATTGTCTTATTATGAAAATGGAAATAGTGTAGTGTTAACCGGTGATGTAGAAGTGATAACCGATCTGGAAACAAAGAAGAAGTTCTGGGTTGATTGGTTCGTGGAATTTTTCCCAAAAGGGTTTGAAGATACAAACTATTGCTTACTGAAATTTAAAGCTACTTACGCTACTTTCTGGATTGACAAAGAGTTTATTCATCAGGAAGTAAAGGAGGAATAA
- a CDS encoding TIR domain-containing protein — protein sequence MVRKKVFVSYDHENDRQYRHMLEEWNTNPDFEFCFSNLSPNEVKKENIMHAKEVITGKIKDADYTFVITGRDANKENKFHEDIGYRNWQNFEIAVSKANNKKLAGIKLDKKFESPEEIVGCGVKSAMSFTKEAILKALKDA from the coding sequence ATGGTAAGGAAAAAAGTTTTCGTTAGTTACGATCATGAAAATGACCGTCAATACAGGCATATGTTAGAGGAATGGAATACTAATCCTGATTTTGAATTTTGCTTTAGTAACTTGTCTCCAAATGAAGTGAAAAAGGAGAATATAATGCATGCAAAAGAGGTTATTACGGGTAAAATAAAAGATGCGGATTATACGTTTGTTATAACAGGAAGAGATGCTAATAAAGAGAATAAATTTCATGAGGATATTGGTTACAGGAACTGGCAGAATTTTGAGATTGCTGTTAGTAAAGCTAACAATAAGAAGCTTGCAGGTATTAAGCTGGATAAGAAGTTTGAATCGCCCGAAGAGATTGTGGGATGTGGCGTAAAAAGTGCTATGAGCTTCACTAAAGAAGCAATATTGAAAGCACTGAAAGACGCGTAG
- a CDS encoding glycoside hydrolase family 2 TIM barrel-domain containing protein gives MKKSLITCGLICFSMALSAQKNEWKDPVVNQVNRAPMHTNFFAFESIDAATKGCKNSSANYLTLNGTWNFNWVKNANERPLDFWKVGFNDKGWNKMPVPGIWEMNGFGSPIYVNTGYAWRNQFKNNPPAFPEENNHVGSYRREITVPASWNGKEIFAHFGSVTSNMYLWVNGQYVGYSEDSKLEAEFNLTKYLKPGKNLIAFQTFRWCDGTYLEDQDFARLCGVARDCYLYTRNATHLADIRVTPDLDAQYKDATLNVELQLAKSAQVELNLLDKAGKQVASTTVNASGKKTVTLNIANPLKWTAETPNLYTLQTIVKNGNKVLEVVPVKVGFRKIEIKNAQVLVNGQPVLFKGANRHEMDPDKGYYVSRERMIQDVQNMKQMNINAVRTCHYPDDNFFYELCDKYGLYVVAEANVESHGMGYGEKTLAKNPLYAKAHMERNQRNVQRGFNHPSIIFWSLGNEAGFGPNFEACYRWIKAEDKSRPVQYEQARQNEFTDIFCPMYYTYESCEKYCENNPKKPLIQCEYAHAMGNSQGGFKEYWDLVRKYPNYQGGFIWDFVDQSLHWKDKNGKDIYGYGGDFDRYDASDNNFFDNGLINPDRVWHPHAYEVAHIYQSIWVKPVDLQNGKVSVYNENFFHDLSAYRMEWQLLANGEAVQAGAINDLSVKPQETKEVQLNYDLKNLCPKKELLLNISFVLKQGENLLPAGYTVAKNQLSIRPYEFPAAELKNQDKSNVETQNPVIRDNDWNYLIIEGADYSVEFNKFTGYLTKYTVKGTELMQDGSELKPNFWRAPTDNDFGADLQKKYIVWKDPQITLVKLEKEVENKQVVVRAEYDMKAVNAKLYLTYVINNEGAIKVTQKMTVDKTEGISDLFRFGMQLQMPYQYEISEFYGRGPQENYADRNNFSNLGVYKLTADEQFHAYIRPQETGNKTDIRWWNQVNVGGKGLSFHSDAPLSMSALHYTTKGLDDGFEKDQRHVTDVPKVDFTNVCIDKVQMGMGCVTSWGALPREEYRLPFKNYEFSFILLPKVN, from the coding sequence ATGAAAAAATCTCTCATCACCTGCGGATTGATATGTTTTTCAATGGCCTTGAGTGCCCAGAAAAACGAATGGAAAGATCCTGTAGTCAACCAAGTGAACCGTGCCCCGATGCACACTAATTTCTTTGCCTTTGAATCAATAGATGCCGCTACAAAAGGTTGCAAAAATTCTTCGGCCAATTACCTCACATTAAACGGAACCTGGAATTTTAACTGGGTAAAAAACGCAAACGAACGTCCTTTGGACTTCTGGAAAGTTGGTTTTAACGACAAAGGCTGGAACAAGATGCCTGTACCAGGTATCTGGGAAATGAATGGCTTTGGTTCGCCTATTTATGTAAACACCGGATATGCGTGGCGCAACCAGTTTAAAAATAATCCTCCTGCTTTTCCTGAAGAAAACAACCATGTAGGTTCATATCGTCGTGAAATAACGGTTCCTGCTTCCTGGAATGGAAAAGAAATATTCGCTCACTTCGGTTCTGTAACTTCCAATATGTACCTTTGGGTAAATGGCCAATACGTAGGTTACAGCGAAGACAGTAAGCTGGAAGCAGAATTCAATCTTACTAAATATCTTAAACCGGGTAAAAACCTGATTGCTTTCCAGACATTCCGCTGGTGCGATGGTACTTACCTGGAAGATCAGGATTTTGCACGCCTTTGCGGTGTAGCAAGAGATTGCTATCTGTACACTCGTAATGCTACTCACCTGGCAGATATTCGTGTTACTCCAGATTTGGATGCACAATATAAGGATGCAACATTGAATGTAGAACTTCAGCTTGCCAAGTCTGCTCAGGTAGAGCTTAATTTGCTTGATAAAGCAGGCAAACAGGTAGCTTCAACTACAGTAAATGCTTCTGGAAAGAAAACCGTAACACTTAATATTGCCAATCCTTTGAAATGGACAGCAGAAACTCCAAACCTTTACACTCTTCAGACAATTGTGAAGAACGGAAATAAAGTGCTAGAGGTTGTGCCGGTCAAGGTTGGTTTCCGTAAAATTGAAATCAAAAATGCTCAGGTGCTAGTCAACGGACAACCTGTTTTATTCAAAGGTGCCAATCGTCACGAAATGGATCCTGATAAAGGCTACTATGTTTCTCGCGAACGTATGATTCAGGATGTTCAAAATATGAAGCAGATGAACATCAATGCTGTTCGTACATGTCACTATCCTGACGACAACTTCTTCTATGAATTATGCGATAAATACGGTCTTTATGTAGTTGCCGAAGCCAACGTGGAATCTCATGGAATGGGTTATGGTGAAAAGACATTGGCCAAGAATCCGTTGTACGCTAAAGCACATATGGAACGTAACCAACGTAATGTACAACGTGGCTTTAACCATCCTTCAATTATTTTCTGGTCTTTAGGAAACGAAGCAGGTTTCGGTCCTAACTTTGAAGCATGCTACCGTTGGATAAAGGCTGAAGATAAATCTCGTCCGGTACAGTACGAGCAAGCTCGTCAGAATGAGTTCACAGATATTTTCTGCCCAATGTATTACACTTACGAGAGTTGTGAGAAATATTGTGAAAACAATCCTAAGAAGCCACTTATTCAATGTGAATATGCACACGCTATGGGTAACTCACAAGGAGGTTTCAAAGAATATTGGGATCTTGTTCGCAAGTATCCAAATTACCAGGGAGGTTTCATTTGGGACTTTGTAGACCAATCTTTGCATTGGAAAGATAAGAACGGTAAAGATATCTACGGATACGGTGGTGACTTTGATCGTTACGATGCTTCGGATAATAATTTCTTTGATAATGGTTTGATTAATCCTGATAGAGTATGGCATCCACATGCTTATGAAGTAGCTCACATCTATCAGTCAATATGGGTTAAACCGGTTGATCTTCAAAATGGGAAAGTGTCTGTTTACAACGAAAACTTCTTCCATGATCTTTCTGCTTACCGTATGGAATGGCAATTGCTTGCTAATGGCGAAGCAGTTCAGGCTGGTGCAATAAATGATCTTTCAGTGAAACCACAGGAAACCAAAGAGGTTCAGTTGAATTATGACTTGAAAAACCTTTGTCCAAAGAAAGAGCTTCTTCTTAATATATCATTTGTATTGAAACAAGGAGAAAATCTTCTTCCGGCAGGTTATACAGTAGCTAAGAATCAACTGAGCATTCGTCCGTATGAATTCCCTGCAGCAGAGTTGAAAAACCAAGATAAGAGCAACGTGGAAACTCAAAATCCGGTAATCCGTGATAACGACTGGAACTACCTTATTATAGAAGGAGCCGATTATTCTGTTGAGTTCAATAAATTCACCGGATACCTTACTAAATATACAGTTAAGGGAACCGAACTTATGCAGGATGGAAGCGAACTGAAACCAAACTTCTGGCGTGCTCCAACCGATAATGATTTTGGTGCAGATCTTCAGAAGAAATATATTGTATGGAAAGATCCTCAGATTACTCTTGTTAAACTTGAAAAAGAAGTAGAAAATAAACAAGTAGTAGTACGTGCAGAATACGATATGAAAGCCGTAAATGCTAAGTTGTACCTTACTTACGTAATCAATAACGAAGGAGCAATTAAGGTTACTCAGAAAATGACAGTTGATAAAACAGAAGGCATTTCGGATTTATTCCGTTTTGGTATGCAACTACAGATGCCTTATCAATATGAAATCTCTGAATTCTATGGTCGCGGACCACAGGAAAACTATGCTGACCGCAATAACTTCTCTAACCTTGGTGTTTATAAACTTACAGCCGATGAGCAATTCCATGCTTATATTCGTCCTCAGGAAACTGGTAACAAGACCGATATCCGCTGGTGGAATCAGGTAAATGTTGGTGGTAAGGGACTTTCTTTCCATTCAGATGCACCGCTTTCAATGTCGGCTTTGCATTACACTACCAAAGGGCTTGATGATGGCTTTGAAAAAGATCAGCGTCACGTAACAGACGTTCCTAAAGTAGACTTTACCAATGTTTGTATTGATAAAGTACAAATGGGTATGGGATGTGTAACTAGTTGGGGTGCACTTCCAAGAGAAGAATACCGCCTGCCATTCAAGAACTATGAATTTAGTTTTATATTGTTGCCTAAGGTAAATTAA
- a CDS encoding polysaccharide deacetylase family protein has protein sequence MNIKIIIFELIVGLILTGCDYHSHGKDNDNKHITVKSASKKSDAADKQNKNTTARIFAKPEIPILCYHRIENGRKSYYSVTPATFAAHMKVLADSGYHSVLPSQLYDYLVYNKSLPAKPVMITFDDSREAHFNLAAPAMEKYGFKGVFFIMTVTYNKKNYMTKEQIAQLAKAGHTIGLHSWDHVMVTKYKDADWIKQVVNPKKELEKIIGSPVEYWAYPNGVYDHKGAEELSKYFKLSFTLISKRDSVQPLQTIRRMIVPECSPQGLLKSMHRTFSH, from the coding sequence ATGAATATAAAGATAATTATTTTTGAGCTTATTGTTGGATTAATATTAACCGGCTGTGATTATCACTCTCATGGCAAAGATAATGATAATAAACATATTACAGTAAAATCTGCTTCTAAAAAAAGTGATGCAGCCGATAAACAAAATAAGAATACAACTGCCCGGATTTTTGCTAAGCCGGAGATTCCCATTCTCTGCTATCACCGTATAGAAAATGGTAGAAAAAGCTACTATTCGGTAACTCCGGCTACCTTTGCCGCACACATGAAAGTTCTTGCCGATAGTGGATATCATTCAGTTTTACCAAGCCAACTATATGATTATCTTGTTTACAATAAGTCATTGCCTGCAAAACCTGTAATGATCACTTTTGATGATTCACGCGAGGCGCATTTCAACCTTGCAGCTCCGGCAATGGAGAAGTATGGGTTCAAGGGAGTGTTCTTTATCATGACTGTTACGTACAACAAGAAGAACTACATGACAAAGGAGCAGATCGCCCAACTGGCAAAGGCTGGTCATACAATCGGATTACATAGTTGGGATCATGTAATGGTAACTAAGTACAAGGATGCCGACTGGATAAAGCAAGTGGTAAATCCTAAAAAAGAACTGGAAAAGATTATTGGCTCTCCGGTAGAATACTGGGCTTATCCCAATGGAGTTTATGATCATAAAGGAGCTGAGGAGTTAAGTAAATATTTCAAGCTCTCATTCACACTGATATCCAAACGCGATTCCGTTCAGCCATTGCAAACCATTCGACGAATGATTGTTCCTGAATGTTCGCCTCAGGGACTATTGAAATCAATGCACCGAACTTTTAGTCATTAA
- a CDS encoding GNAT family N-acetyltransferase, with translation MNIELSEKRNIDKEQILELYRKNEWSSAEKPDELMKALENSHALVSAWDGDKLVGLANSLSDGYLVVYYPHLLVLPEYQGKGIGRMIMDKFQEKYASFHQQILVADGGAIEFYNKCGFEKAGSCMPMWKYKGHDHD, from the coding sequence ATGAATATAGAACTATCAGAAAAACGAAATATCGATAAAGAGCAGATATTAGAGTTGTACAGAAAGAATGAGTGGTCATCGGCAGAAAAACCGGATGAACTAATGAAAGCATTGGAAAATTCTCATGCTCTGGTATCAGCCTGGGATGGAGATAAGCTGGTAGGACTTGCAAATTCTCTTTCAGATGGTTATTTGGTGGTATATTATCCTCATTTATTAGTCTTGCCAGAATATCAAGGTAAAGGTATAGGACGAATGATAATGGATAAGTTTCAGGAGAAATACGCCTCATTCCACCAACAGATATTGGTAGCTGACGGAGGCGCTATTGAATTTTACAATAAATGCGGATTCGAGAAAGCAGGAAGCTGCATGCCAATGTGGAAATATAAAGGACACGATCATGATTGA